In Sphingobacterium thalpophilum, a genomic segment contains:
- the sufD gene encoding Fe-S cluster assembly protein SufD: MSTLVSESLLQQVLGAFKEQGVSDEPSFFVEARQLAFERFEAAGFPTVKNEEWKYTNIHSIINKPYALDVDVDIEGLDFSAGEIPQLDAYRIILVNGQYVLAVSELENVKGLSVIPMDEATSEPAFESHFAKYADKSDNIMVALNTAAFTNGVFIHLKKGVVLDKPIQIIHVATGKEDFFAQTRNLIVVEPNAELELIESFITAEGTANNVHNKVSEIIVKENAKVQHYYLQLAESVSRYFNHTEVYQEKDSLYNNYNCNFPGASFIRNNINVRLDAAHVESHLYGINLTAGDQLVDNHTIVDHLKPHCESYEWYKNITQDKSVAVFNGKIFVREDAQKTNAFQQNNNMLMSDNSAVYTKPQLEIFADDVKCSHGCTIGQFDNEALFYLRARGIGEESARILLVHAFAFDVTTRFSNEVVRKYVEELVEESLRTN; the protein is encoded by the coding sequence ATGAGTACATTAGTTTCAGAATCATTACTTCAACAAGTGTTGGGAGCTTTCAAAGAGCAAGGCGTTTCAGACGAACCTTCGTTTTTCGTGGAGGCCCGCCAACTTGCATTCGAACGTTTCGAAGCAGCAGGCTTTCCCACCGTTAAGAATGAAGAATGGAAATATACAAACATCCACAGTATTATCAATAAGCCTTATGCGCTTGATGTCGATGTGGATATCGAAGGCTTAGACTTTAGTGCAGGGGAGATTCCTCAGTTGGATGCTTACCGCATTATCTTGGTGAACGGTCAGTATGTGTTGGCGGTAAGTGAATTAGAAAATGTGAAGGGACTGTCGGTTATTCCAATGGATGAAGCCACTTCAGAGCCTGCATTTGAGAGCCATTTTGCTAAATATGCGGACAAGTCAGACAATATTATGGTCGCATTGAATACGGCTGCTTTTACAAATGGTGTTTTTATCCATTTGAAAAAGGGAGTTGTACTTGATAAACCAATACAGATTATTCATGTCGCTACAGGAAAAGAGGATTTCTTTGCACAAACACGTAATTTGATCGTTGTCGAGCCAAATGCAGAACTTGAATTGATCGAAAGCTTTATCACTGCAGAAGGTACCGCAAATAATGTGCACAATAAGGTCTCTGAGATTATCGTCAAAGAGAACGCTAAAGTACAACATTATTATTTGCAGCTCGCAGAATCTGTAAGTCGTTACTTTAATCATACAGAGGTATACCAAGAAAAAGATAGCCTTTATAATAATTACAACTGTAATTTTCCTGGCGCCTCGTTTATCCGTAACAATATCAATGTTCGCTTGGATGCAGCGCATGTGGAGAGCCATTTATATGGAATCAACTTAACTGCAGGTGATCAATTGGTCGATAATCATACCATCGTAGACCACCTTAAGCCACATTGTGAGTCTTATGAATGGTATAAAAATATTACACAGGATAAATCCGTTGCAGTTTTCAATGGAAAAATCTTTGTGCGCGAGGATGCGCAGAAAACGAATGCTTTTCAACAGAATAATAATATGTTGATGTCAGACAATTCGGCGGTTTATACCAAACCACAGTTGGAAATCTTTGCCGATGACGTAAAATGTTCACACGGGTGTACCATCGGTCAGTTTGATAATGAAGCGCTGTTTTATCTGAGAGCAAGAGGAATTGGCGAAGAGTCTGCTCGTATCCTGTTGGTACACGCATTTGCATTTGACGTAACGACACGTTTCTCAAATGAGGTTGTTCGCAAATATGTTGAAGAGCTTGTAGAAGAAAGCCTAAGAACAAATTAA
- a CDS encoding YgcG family protein produces the protein MAMLLCLLSVATVLGQDFPETSNRLVNDYTNTLTASQKQLLEQKLLAFEDSASTQIAVVMMNSTGGYDISDYAVRLAKKWGIGNKKYNNGILLLVALGDRAVTIQTGYGIEGAVPDAIAYRIIENDIKPAFRQGDYYKGVDDATSSLISYTKGEYKADPKQPKGKGSGSVMFVVIIVIVLVVLFSNRGGRGGGGGGRVMNGRGASDIFWWTLLNGLGGGGGRGGGGGFGGGSGGGFGGFGGGDFGGGGASGRW, from the coding sequence ATGGCTATGTTGCTTTGTTTGCTGTCGGTAGCCACAGTATTGGGTCAAGATTTCCCAGAAACATCAAATAGGCTTGTCAATGATTATACAAACACATTGACCGCAAGTCAGAAGCAATTATTGGAGCAGAAGCTATTGGCATTTGAGGATTCTGCATCTACGCAGATTGCAGTGGTTATGATGAATTCTACCGGTGGCTATGATATTTCTGATTATGCGGTTCGTTTAGCGAAAAAATGGGGTATTGGGAATAAAAAGTATAATAACGGTATTCTGTTGTTGGTCGCTCTGGGAGATCGGGCGGTGACTATTCAAACAGGTTATGGCATAGAGGGCGCTGTCCCGGATGCCATTGCATATCGTATTATTGAAAATGATATCAAGCCGGCTTTTCGTCAGGGCGATTACTACAAAGGGGTGGACGATGCGACCAGTTCCTTAATTTCCTACACAAAAGGTGAGTACAAAGCTGATCCAAAACAACCGAAAGGAAAGGGATCAGGTTCGGTGATGTTTGTTGTTATTATTGTGATAGTCTTGGTTGTTCTTTTCTCCAATCGCGGTGGACGAGGTGGTGGCGGTGGTGGCCGTGTGATGAATGGACGCGGCGCTTCTGATATCTTTTGGTGGACATTGCTGAATGGTCTTGGCGGCGGTGGCGGCCGAGGTGGCGGCGGTGGCTTCGGCGGAGGCTCTGGTGGCGGATTTGGCGGTTTCGGTGGCGGTGATTTTGGTGGTGGCGGTGCTTCCGGACGTTGGTAA
- a CDS encoding FAD-dependent protein: protein MQKEIEIAILPERIEDDQYILQQGIKALKVQPQQVKGYKIRKRSIDARSKQVVYRARVIYYIDELPVPELYENNFKSVKDGKPVIIIGAGPAGLFAAIRCIERGLKPIVIERGKKVQDRRRDLAKLNREGIVNPESNYCFGEGGAGTYSDGKLYTRSNKRGDVDKVLRLFVSHGATTDILVNARPHIGTNKLPHIIEAMRESVLEFGGEFHFDQRVDDILESFGQVRGVKLANGEEIKADHVIVATGHSARDIFELFHRNNWLIEAKAFALGVRIEHPQAIIDQAQYHCQVRSEHLPPAYYSLVEQVNDRGVFSFCMCPGGVIAPCATDLDEIVVNGWSPSKRNNPHANSGTVIQINLEDVANAHKDPFALLNFQKEIERKAFAVGGGKLVAPAQRMVDFVEGRVSMDLPENSYKPGTASADLTEVLPAFVHEALRGALPIFGKKMKGYYTNEAILVGVESRTSSPIRIPRNKEDLQHPQVKGLYPCGEGAGYAGGIISAAIDGINCVDAINLS from the coding sequence ATGCAAAAAGAAATTGAAATTGCGATACTTCCAGAAAGAATCGAGGACGATCAGTATATTCTACAGCAAGGGATCAAAGCCCTGAAAGTCCAACCTCAACAAGTCAAAGGTTATAAAATCCGTAAACGTTCCATTGACGCCCGAAGCAAGCAGGTTGTTTATCGAGCTCGGGTTATTTACTACATTGACGAGCTTCCTGTTCCAGAACTCTACGAAAATAATTTTAAGTCCGTTAAAGACGGAAAACCCGTTATTATTATTGGCGCGGGCCCTGCCGGCCTGTTTGCAGCAATACGCTGTATTGAACGTGGTCTCAAACCAATTGTAATCGAACGCGGTAAAAAGGTCCAAGACCGTAGACGCGATCTAGCTAAGTTGAACCGGGAAGGCATCGTAAACCCTGAGTCAAACTACTGCTTTGGCGAAGGTGGAGCTGGAACGTACTCAGACGGAAAATTATATACACGTTCCAATAAGCGAGGTGACGTAGACAAAGTACTCAGACTTTTCGTTTCCCATGGGGCAACGACGGATATTCTGGTCAATGCGCGCCCACATATCGGTACAAATAAATTGCCGCATATTATTGAAGCCATGCGCGAGAGCGTCCTTGAATTTGGGGGCGAATTTCATTTTGACCAACGTGTCGATGACATTTTAGAATCCTTCGGTCAAGTACGCGGTGTCAAATTAGCCAATGGTGAAGAAATTAAGGCAGATCATGTCATTGTAGCAACAGGGCACTCTGCGCGGGATATTTTCGAGCTTTTTCATCGCAACAATTGGCTGATCGAAGCCAAAGCATTTGCTTTGGGCGTGCGTATCGAGCACCCGCAGGCAATCATTGATCAGGCGCAATACCACTGCCAGGTAAGAAGCGAGCATTTGCCGCCAGCCTATTATAGCCTGGTTGAACAGGTGAATGACCGTGGTGTATTTTCATTCTGCATGTGCCCAGGCGGCGTCATTGCGCCCTGTGCAACAGATTTAGATGAAATCGTTGTCAACGGATGGTCGCCATCCAAACGAAATAATCCGCACGCCAATTCAGGCACCGTTATTCAGATCAACCTTGAGGACGTTGCCAATGCACATAAGGATCCATTTGCATTACTGAATTTTCAGAAAGAGATCGAACGAAAGGCTTTTGCCGTAGGTGGCGGTAAGCTCGTTGCTCCGGCGCAACGCATGGTCGACTTTGTCGAAGGACGTGTATCTATGGATCTGCCAGAAAACTCGTACAAGCCCGGAACAGCATCTGCAGATCTCACCGAAGTGCTACCTGCTTTTGTTCACGAAGCATTACGCGGTGCGTTGCCCATCTTTGGCAAAAAGATGAAAGGGTATTATACCAATGAAGCCATTTTAGTCGGTGTAGAGTCACGTACATCTTCACCGATTCGGATTCCTAGAAATAAAGAAGATTTACAACACCCTCAGGTCAAAGGACTTTACCCTTGTGGTGAAGGGGCGGGTTATGCCGGCGGTATCATTTCAGCGGCTATAGACGGTATTAATTGTGTTGATGCGATCAATTTAAGTTAA
- a CDS encoding TPM domain-containing protein: MALNSEEQEKIVHAINVAENETSGEIRVVVENHCPDEVHDRATYYFSKLGMHKTTLKNGVLIYIALEDHKFSIIGDKGIHQRVEGDFWNSTKDLMVAEFRVDRIVEGLVKGIEHAGKQLAKFFPREHDDINELPNDIVFGDR; this comes from the coding sequence ATGGCATTAAATTCTGAAGAACAAGAGAAGATCGTTCACGCTATTAATGTGGCTGAAAATGAGACTTCTGGTGAGATTCGTGTAGTGGTCGAAAATCATTGCCCCGACGAGGTACATGATCGTGCAACCTATTATTTTTCCAAATTGGGCATGCACAAGACTACATTGAAAAATGGTGTTCTTATCTATATCGCGCTGGAAGACCATAAATTTTCCATTATTGGCGATAAGGGAATTCACCAACGTGTAGAAGGTGATTTTTGGAACAGTACCAAAGATCTAATGGTGGCGGAGTTTCGGGTGGATCGCATTGTTGAGGGCCTGGTCAAAGGGATCGAACATGCGGGTAAACAATTGGCAAAATTCTTCCCGCGTGAACACGATGACATCAATGAGCTTCCAAATGATATTGTTTTTGGAGACCGTTAG
- a CDS encoding LemA family protein, translating to MKRFLVALCGLFALVSLNSCGYNTMVSQDENVKGKWAQVENAYQRRADLVPNLVNTVKGAAKHEESTLTAVVEARAKATSVTINADDLSEENIAKFQKVQDEFSGSLSRLLASVEAYPDLKANQNFLELQAQLEGTENRISTERRSYNEAVQQYNTTVRSFPNNLMAGMFGFKAKGTFTAAPGSDKAPTVSF from the coding sequence ATTAAAAGATTTTTGGTCGCCCTATGTGGTTTATTTGCATTAGTATCATTAAACTCCTGTGGCTACAATACGATGGTCTCACAAGATGAGAATGTTAAAGGAAAATGGGCACAAGTTGAAAATGCGTATCAACGTCGTGCGGATCTAGTTCCAAATTTGGTTAATACAGTAAAAGGAGCGGCAAAACACGAAGAAAGTACATTGACAGCTGTTGTAGAAGCAAGAGCTAAAGCTACTTCCGTGACGATTAATGCCGATGATTTGTCTGAGGAGAATATTGCCAAGTTTCAAAAAGTTCAAGATGAATTCAGCGGTTCGTTGAGTCGTCTTTTGGCGTCTGTTGAAGCTTATCCTGATTTGAAAGCCAATCAGAACTTTTTGGAATTACAAGCACAGCTGGAAGGTACTGAAAATCGTATTTCAACAGAACGTAGATCTTACAATGAAGCGGTACAGCAATATAATACCACCGTACGCAGCTTCCCGAATAATTTAATGGCGGGGATGTTCGGATTTAAGGCAAAAGGTACATTTACTGCTGCCCCAGGTTCGGATAAAGCGCCAACGGTATCATTCTAA
- a CDS encoding TlpA disulfide reductase family protein has translation MKKGILMGLSFLPALLMAQESFTVTGKVNTTSDKAKVFMQYAANGTRQTDSATVVKGEFKFNGQVATPTKGMMIYSPEGLTFAELRNSQKQPETAQLYLSKGVIKVDATKGFKNATVSGTALNDDLTQYKAFVKPHTDAFEALNQQYYAASETQKQDPKFIEGLQKQAGEISEKMEKADAEFINKNPKSWYTLDLLSENVSGENVNEYVASFEKMSPELKNSEKGKELAERIQKLKAVAVGSVAPDFTLPDTTGKNISLSSLRGKYVLLDFWASWCGPCRHENPNVVAAFNKFKDKGFTVFGVSLDNPGKKDAWLKAIHDDNLQQWPHVSDLQGWKSAPVKLYEVRGIPQNFLIDPSGKIVASNLRGEALDAKLAELLK, from the coding sequence ATGAAAAAGGGAATATTAATGGGTTTAAGCTTTTTACCAGCCTTGTTAATGGCACAAGAAAGCTTCACGGTTACAGGAAAAGTAAACACGACGTCAGACAAAGCGAAAGTGTTTATGCAGTATGCTGCGAATGGCACTCGTCAGACTGATTCAGCGACGGTCGTAAAAGGCGAATTTAAGTTCAACGGACAGGTAGCTACACCAACAAAAGGTATGATGATCTATTCGCCGGAGGGCTTAACTTTTGCAGAACTTAGAAATAGTCAAAAGCAACCTGAGACAGCACAGTTATATCTTTCTAAAGGCGTTATCAAAGTCGATGCAACCAAAGGGTTTAAAAATGCAACGGTCTCAGGTACGGCGCTTAATGACGATCTGACGCAGTACAAGGCTTTTGTGAAACCGCATACAGATGCGTTCGAGGCATTGAACCAACAATATTATGCGGCTTCGGAGACGCAAAAACAGGATCCTAAATTCATCGAAGGCTTACAAAAACAAGCTGGTGAGATTTCCGAAAAAATGGAAAAAGCAGATGCTGAATTTATTAACAAAAACCCAAAAAGCTGGTATACGTTGGATTTGTTGTCTGAGAATGTCAGCGGTGAAAACGTCAATGAATATGTAGCTTCTTTTGAGAAAATGTCTCCTGAACTGAAAAATTCTGAAAAAGGGAAGGAATTGGCTGAGCGTATCCAGAAATTGAAAGCAGTAGCTGTTGGTTCCGTAGCTCCTGACTTCACATTGCCAGACACAACAGGAAAGAATATTTCCTTATCTTCCTTAAGAGGAAAATATGTTTTGTTGGATTTTTGGGCAAGTTGGTGTGGTCCTTGTCGTCATGAGAACCCGAATGTCGTTGCGGCTTTCAATAAATTTAAAGATAAAGGATTTACCGTGTTTGGTGTTTCTTTAGACAATCCCGGTAAAAAAGATGCTTGGTTGAAAGCTATCCATGATGATAATTTACAACAATGGCCACACGTTTCAGACCTACAGGGCTGGAAATCAGCTCCGGTAAAATTGTACGAAGTACGTGGTATTCCGCAAAACTTCCTCATTGATCCTTCTGGTAAAATTGTCGCATCAAATTTAAGAGGTGAGGCTTTGGATGCGAAGTTAGCTGAATTGCTAAAGTAA